The sequence below is a genomic window from Cobetia sp. cqz5-12.
TCCCCAAGATCTTCGGGGGCGGAACCGCATGGTTGACGCTGACTGGTGATGATTTGCTGGAGACGGGAGTCGCGATCATGGCGCGGCCACCGGGCAAGAAAAACTCCACCATTCACCTGCTGTCAGGCGGCGAGAAGGCACTGACGGCACTGGCGCTGGTCTTCGCCATCTTCCAGCTCAATCCGGCCCCGTTCTGCATGCTCGATGAGGTGGATGCACCGCTGGATGATGCCAACGTCGGACGCTATGCGAGGCTGGTGAAGGAGATGTCGGAAAGCGTACAGTTCATCTATATCACCCATAACAAGATCGCCATGGAAGCGGCAGATCGGCTGATGGGTGTCACCATGCAGGAACCCGGCGTCTCGCGCCTTGTCTCTGTAGGGATAGAAGAAGCTGCCGTGCTTGCCGAAGCGTGAGGGAAAAGCCGTTCAGGAGGGCAAGGTCATCCTCCGGCGCGGTAGCCAGTGGCCGCCTTGGCGGCCTAGTTGGCAAGATCGTGTTGCATCTAGAGATCGAAAGCACTACGAGTTTGCGTCATAGTGTCAGTCAGGGATAATTGAAGGGCGATTGCGCAGGTCACCACCACAGGATTGACATTCGAAAAAATGTCCCCTTTTTCTGCAATCGCGCTATGCTGTTCACGTGCATGGTGCCCAAGCAAACAGGCTAATGACCCATGGAATTGAGAGAGTGGCTCATCTTGTTGGGGTTGGTGCTGGTCGCAATCATCGTCGTTGACGGTGTGCGCAGGCTCCAACGTCAACGTCGAGTACCCCGACTGGATCGAGCGGGTACAGAGGATTCCACCGACGATGCGGGCAATCCCGCGGTGGAAGAAGAGGAAGAACGTGACAACTGGGAGCTGCCGAACGGCGGCTACCGGGTGGTTGGCGATTCCGGAACGCATGCCGAGGACGAGGAAGATGTCGTGCTCGACAATGCTCATGGCATCAAGGCCTCGCGGGTGACTCAACCGAGTCGTCCGGCGCAGCCCATGGAGCGTCGTGAAGCGCCGGAGCGCAAGGGCTTCGGCGAGCGTGCGGCTGCCTTCGGTGCACGTGCCAGTCAGTCAATGCGCGATGTGACGGCCAGTCTGGGCGCACGGCGTGACGACGAGCATGAGCACGACGATGCGCATCATGAGCCCGTGCTCGGCAGCGCCTCCAGTGAGCAGGCCGAGACGGCGCGCGAAGACGACTTCCATGAGAAGCCGGTGATCACCGCCGAGGACGACAGCATCAGCGTCTCCTCCACCCAGGCCGATGATCTCGAGCCGATGGCCGAGATCGAGGAAGGTCAGGATGCCAGGACTGAGGCGTCCTCCGCTGGCAAGCCGGCCGATGTCGCCAGCAGTGCTTCCCAGCGCCAGGAACCTTCACTGGAAGCGGCCGTCGCGCCTGCTGCCGATGCGACAGCGCCCGAGGATGATCGTCATCCTCTGGTGCTGCGTGCCGAACGCAATCAGGTCGATGACCAGCTCGCACGTGACACCTTGGCCGACGCCAGTGAAGTCATCATCATCTCGGTGATGGCGCGTGGCGATGAGGGCTTCAGCGGTGAAGACGTGCTGGGTATCTCGCTGGCCTGTGGTCTGCGTCATTCCGAGATGGGGCTGTTCCTGCGCCACGAGGAAGATGACGATGACAGCCCGCTGCAGTTCGCGATGGCCAACGTGGTCAAGCCGGGCATCTTCAAGCCGGCCGAGATGGTGGACAGCCAGCTGGATGGCGTCACCTTCCTCATGCCGCTACCGGGCGCGGACGACACCTCCGCCGCCTTCGAGACCATGGTCGAGATCGCCATGCTGCTGGTGCGTCGTCTGGGGGGTGAGCTGAAAGACGAGAACCACAGCGTGATGACGGCCCAGACCATCGAGTTCAAGCGCCAGCAGGTGCACGAGTTCGAGCGCCGCAATCGTCTGCATCGCTACCAGGCCAACTGATCGACTCCCCAGCCATTCTCTGAGTCGACCAGTCATGCCAGAACGCCAACGGCGACCTTCGGGTCGCCGTTGGCGTTTTCGTTCCTGGTCACAGTACAGACGGCTTGAAGGTTCGGACTCGTGGTCGCATTGAGTACAATGGCAGCATCAAGGCGACCCCTCCGCCTGCAAGTCTTTGCAAGCTCTTGCAAGGGCGTCAGGTCGGAGGGTTCGCCACCCGTTTTCAGGTCGCTCAGCGCTGTCTTCTGGCAGTGCTGGCGAGCCACTGTATCGAGTGAGTGTCATGTCAGCCCAGGATGATCTGTTTTCGGCGCCCGCCGATGATTCCAACGCCTCGAGCGCTTCTCGCTCCGCTGCACCGGCCGCGCTGGAAGGCGTGCCAGCCAAGGTGATGGAGGAGGTTGCGCAGCTGCATCGCGAGCTGCTTGATGCCAGCCACCGCTATTACGTGCTGGATGATCCGACGCTGACTGATGCTGACTACGACACGCGCCTGCGACGTCTCGAAGCGCTGGAAGCCGAATATCCTCAGCTGATCAGCTCGGAATCGCCTACCCAGCGTGTCGGAGCCGCGCCGGCCAGCGGCTTCGAGGAAGTGCAGCATGCGGTGCCGATGCTGTCGCTCAACAACGCCTTCGATGACGATGAGCTGCGAGCCTTCGTGCAGCGTGCGGCGAAAACGCTGGAGCTGGGAGACGCCCAGGATGCTGGGAATGAACTGAGCTTCTGCTGCGAGCCCAAGCTCGATGGCCTGGCCGTGTCGCTCATCTATGAGAACGGCGTATTGGTGCAGGGCGTGACGCGCGGCGATGGCCGCACCGGCGAAGGCATCACCACCAATCTGCGCACCATCCGCTCGATTCCGCTCAAGCTGCGGGGTGATGATCTGCCGGCGCTGCTGGAAGTACGTGGCGAGGTCTACATGAGCCACGCTGGCTTCGAGGCGCTGAACGCGCGCGGCCGCGACGAGGATGGCAAGGTGTTCGCCAACCCGCGCAATGCCGCGGCCGGTAGCCTGCGCCAGCTGGATTCCAACATCGCCGCTTCGCGTCCGCTGGAATTCTGCGCCTATCAGGTCGCGCGGGTAGATGATGCATTGCTCGCCAGCGAGGCCGGCCAGAATCATTCCGGTCTGATGGCGCTGCTCAACGACTATGGCTTCCGCACCAGCCCGCAGCTTGAGGTGGTGCGCGGCGCTCAGGGCATCATCGACTACACCCGCCGCCTCGGCGAGCAGCGCGATGGCCTCGATCACGACATCGATGGCGCGGTCATCAAGCTCGATGCACTGCGTCTGCAGCGTGAACTGGGCTTCGTGGCGCGCGCACCGCGCTGGGCCATCGCCTACAAGTACCCGGCGCAGGAGCAGGAAACCACCTTGGAAGGTGTTGATTTCCAGGTCGGACGCACTGGCGCGCTGACACCGGTCGCCCGTCTGGCACCGGTGCAGGTCGCCGGTGTGGTGGTCTCCAACGCCACGCTGCACAACATGGACGAGGTGGAGCGTCTCGGCGTACAGATCGGTGACAGCGTCATCATCCGCCGCGCCGGCGATGTCATCCCGCAGGTGGTGCGGGTCGCCAGTGAAGGTGCCAGCCGCGAAGCCATCGTGCTGCCGGACGGCTGC
It includes:
- the ligA gene encoding NAD-dependent DNA ligase LigA; the encoded protein is MEEVAQLHRELLDASHRYYVLDDPTLTDADYDTRLRRLEALEAEYPQLISSESPTQRVGAAPASGFEEVQHAVPMLSLNNAFDDDELRAFVQRAAKTLELGDAQDAGNELSFCCEPKLDGLAVSLIYENGVLVQGVTRGDGRTGEGITTNLRTIRSIPLKLRGDDLPALLEVRGEVYMSHAGFEALNARGRDEDGKVFANPRNAAAGSLRQLDSNIAASRPLEFCAYQVARVDDALLASEAGQNHSGLMALLNDYGFRTSPQLEVVRGAQGIIDYTRRLGEQRDGLDHDIDGAVIKLDALRLQRELGFVARAPRWAIAYKYPAQEQETTLEGVDFQVGRTGALTPVARLAPVQVAGVVVSNATLHNMDEVERLGVQIGDSVIIRRAGDVIPQVVRVASEGASREAIVLPDGCPVCGSEIERLEGEVVARCAGGLICAAQRKEALKHFSSRKALDVDGLGEKLIEQLIERELVKTPADLFHLGAATLAELPRMGDKSAANLVASLDKSRNTTLARFIYALGIREVGEATAANLATHFGTLEALRAADQAALEAVEDVGPIVAAHIHTFFQQPTNNETLEALLACGLSWEEVEIGERPQPLAGQTWVLTGSLDSMTRDEGKARLQALGAKVAGSVSKKTAGVVAGEAAGSKLEKAMQLGLTVLDEATFVARLAEWESGADARQDNPQDSAQDSAGEDA
- a CDS encoding cell division protein ZipA C-terminal FtsZ-binding domain-containing protein → MELREWLILLGLVLVAIIVVDGVRRLQRQRRVPRLDRAGTEDSTDDAGNPAVEEEEERDNWELPNGGYRVVGDSGTHAEDEEDVVLDNAHGIKASRVTQPSRPAQPMERREAPERKGFGERAAAFGARASQSMRDVTASLGARRDDEHEHDDAHHEPVLGSASSEQAETAREDDFHEKPVITAEDDSISVSSTQADDLEPMAEIEEGQDARTEASSAGKPADVASSASQRQEPSLEAAVAPAADATAPEDDRHPLVLRAERNQVDDQLARDTLADASEVIIISVMARGDEGFSGEDVLGISLACGLRHSEMGLFLRHEEDDDDSPLQFAMANVVKPGIFKPAEMVDSQLDGVTFLMPLPGADDTSAAFETMVEIAMLLVRRLGGELKDENHSVMTAQTIEFKRQQVHEFERRNRLHRYQAN